In Sphingomonas sp. SORGH_AS_0950, the following are encoded in one genomic region:
- the coaE gene encoding dephospho-CoA kinase (Dephospho-CoA kinase (CoaE) performs the final step in coenzyme A biosynthesis.), which produces MIVLGLTGSIGMGKSTVAQMFRDEGVPVFDADACVHQLQGPGGRLVAAIESAFPGTTDANGVNRTALGRAVLGDDSAMRRLERIVHPAVQAERAAFLHRHADAPLVVVDVPLLFETGGDKAVDKVLVVSAEPAVQEARVLARPGMTREKLDAILARQLSDADKRARADHVIATDIPITDTKRAVQRLITCMRDSEVR; this is translated from the coding sequence ATGATCGTCCTCGGGCTGACCGGCTCGATCGGCATGGGCAAGTCCACCGTCGCGCAGATGTTCCGCGACGAGGGCGTGCCGGTGTTCGACGCCGATGCCTGTGTCCACCAGCTTCAGGGGCCGGGCGGGCGGCTGGTCGCGGCGATCGAATCGGCCTTTCCCGGCACCACCGATGCGAACGGCGTGAATCGCACGGCGCTGGGGCGCGCGGTGCTGGGCGATGATTCGGCGATGCGGCGGCTCGAGCGGATCGTCCACCCGGCGGTCCAGGCCGAGCGCGCCGCCTTTCTCCACCGCCATGCCGACGCGCCGCTGGTCGTCGTCGACGTGCCTTTGCTGTTCGAAACGGGCGGGGATAAGGCTGTGGATAAGGTGTTGGTCGTATCGGCAGAACCCGCCGTGCAGGAGGCCAGGGTGTTGGCAAGGCCCGGCATGACGCGCGAGAAATTAGACGCGATTCTCGCACGTCAGCTGTCCGATGCCGACAAGCGCGCGCGCGCCGATCACGTCATCGCGACCGATATTCCCATCACCGACACAAAGCGCGCGGTGCAGCGGCTGATCACTTGCATGCGGGACTCCGAAGTCCGATAG
- the dnaQ gene encoding DNA polymerase III subunit epsilon, translating to MREIVFDTETTGFKFSEGDRLVEIGCVELVNRVETGRTYHAYFNPERAMPPEAQAIHGLSDAFLKDKPVFAQGVAEFLDFIGDAPLIAHNATFDFGFINGELGALGFPPVCERTRMVDTLAIARSKHPGAKHTLDALCSRYGVDRSHRVLHGALLDAQLLAQVYVELMGGRQIGLGLLAETMVEAGPVVVARAPAKVLPPRIFRPSEGELAAHAAFLKGITDPIWGAEASG from the coding sequence ATGAGAGAGATCGTTTTCGACACCGAAACGACAGGGTTCAAATTTTCGGAAGGCGACCGGCTGGTCGAAATCGGCTGTGTCGAACTGGTCAACCGGGTCGAGACGGGGCGGACCTATCACGCCTATTTCAACCCCGAACGCGCCATGCCCCCCGAGGCGCAGGCGATCCACGGCCTGTCCGACGCCTTTCTGAAGGACAAGCCGGTCTTCGCCCAGGGCGTGGCCGAGTTTCTCGACTTCATCGGCGACGCGCCGCTGATCGCGCACAATGCGACCTTCGACTTCGGCTTCATCAATGGCGAGCTGGGCGCGCTGGGCTTTCCGCCTGTCTGCGAGAGGACGCGGATGGTCGATACGCTGGCCATCGCGCGCAGCAAGCATCCGGGGGCCAAGCATACGCTCGACGCGCTGTGTTCGCGTTACGGCGTCGACCGGTCGCACCGCGTGCTGCACGGCGCGCTGCTCGACGCGCAGCTGCTGGCACAGGTCTATGTTGAGCTTATGGGCGGGCGCCAGATCGGGCTGGGCCTGCTGGCCGAGACCATGGTGGAGGCGGGGCCGGTCGTCGTCGCCCGCGCGCCCGCCAAAGTCCTGCCGCCGCGCATCTTCCGCCCCAGCGAGGGGGAACTTGCCGCCCATGCCGCGTTTCTAAAGGGTATCACCGATCCGATTTGGGGGGCCGAGGCGTCCGGTTGA
- a CDS encoding MmcB family DNA repair protein, translating to MLDMPPASCVDDPASPLCAADVARGVTRMLLRHDLITIPEVPLDGGRRADLMALDARGQAVIVEIKVSRADMLGDGKWPDYLAHCDRFYWAVPAGFDWSPLEGAAFLPERTGIIVADRYDAAIVREAHSVPLPAHIRKKVTLNFARRAGRRMIGLTDPDAGM from the coding sequence ATGTTGGACATGCCGCCCGCTTCGTGTGTCGACGATCCCGCCTCGCCGCTCTGCGCCGCCGATGTCGCGCGCGGCGTGACGCGGATGCTGCTCCGCCACGATCTGATCACCATCCCCGAGGTTCCGCTGGACGGCGGCCGCCGCGCCGACCTGATGGCGCTCGACGCGCGCGGGCAGGCGGTGATCGTCGAGATCAAGGTGTCGCGCGCCGACATGCTGGGCGACGGCAAATGGCCCGACTATTTGGCGCATTGCGACCGCTTCTACTGGGCGGTGCCTGCCGGGTTCGACTGGTCGCCGCTGGAGGGCGCCGCCTTCCTGCCCGAGCGGACCGGGATCATCGTCGCCGACCGCTATGACGCCGCGATCGTCCGGGAGGCGCACAGCGTGCCGCTGCCCGCCCATATCCGCAAGAAGGTGACGCTGAACTTCGCCAGGCGGGCGGGGCGGCGGATGATCGGGCTGACCGATCCCGATGCTGGGATGTGA
- the aroE gene encoding shikimate dehydrogenase, whose protein sequence is MTKPYAEVIGDPISHSKSPIIHNFWAEALGLDVAYRAVHVAPEGLAAYFAERKADPHWRGCNVTVPHKVEALAHVEDRGDVRTTIGAINTVIRAEDGALVGTNTDAAGFYAPLSGLDLAGQPVTVIGAGGAARAILFALSRMGVGPVTLFNRNVLKGAALLSSFGLKGQALPIGAAVPPSALVVNATSLGMTGQPPLALDLSALPEEAVVYDIVYAPLETDLLAVARARDLDTIDGLEMLIGQAAVAFELFFGAEPPRDRDEELRGLLLG, encoded by the coding sequence ATGACCAAGCCCTATGCAGAGGTGATCGGCGACCCGATCAGCCATTCCAAATCGCCGATCATCCACAATTTCTGGGCCGAGGCGCTGGGCCTCGACGTCGCGTATCGCGCGGTCCACGTCGCGCCCGAGGGGCTGGCGGCCTATTTCGCCGAGCGCAAGGCCGATCCCCATTGGCGCGGCTGCAACGTCACCGTGCCGCACAAGGTCGAGGCGCTGGCGCATGTCGAGGATCGCGGCGACGTCCGCACCACGATCGGCGCGATCAACACGGTGATCCGGGCCGAGGACGGCGCGCTGGTCGGCACCAACACCGATGCGGCGGGATTCTATGCGCCGCTGAGCGGGCTGGACCTCGCGGGGCAGCCGGTGACGGTGATCGGGGCAGGGGGGGCGGCGCGCGCCATCCTGTTCGCGCTGTCGCGCATGGGCGTCGGCCCGGTGACGCTGTTCAACCGCAACGTGCTCAAGGGCGCGGCGCTGCTGTCCTCCTTCGGCCTGAAGGGCCAGGCGCTGCCGATCGGCGCGGCGGTGCCGCCCTCGGCCCTGGTCGTCAACGCGACCAGCCTGGGGATGACCGGTCAGCCGCCGCTCGCCCTCGACCTGTCGGCGCTGCCCGAGGAGGCGGTGGTCTATGACATCGTCTATGCCCCGCTGGAGACCGACCTGCTGGCGGTGGCACGGGCACGCGATCTCGACACGATCGACGGGCTGGAGATGCTGATCGGCCAGGCGGCGGTGGCGTTCGAGCTGTTCTTCGGTGCCGAGCCGCCTCGCGACCGCGACGAGGAACTGCGCGGCCTTCTGCTCGGATGA
- a CDS encoding PTS sugar transporter subunit IIA, whose translation MNDFSDLLRHETVLAGVTAANKKSLFPVLATAASGPAGQSAKILTDVLVEREKLGSTGFGGGIAIPHGKVAGLDQIVGVFARLAQPVDFQAVDDMPVDLVFAMFSPADAGSAHLKALARVSRRLRDKGFVAKLRGAGSPDAIWALLTQDEARDAAA comes from the coding sequence ATGAACGACTTTAGCGATCTGTTGCGCCACGAAACCGTGCTGGCCGGTGTTACGGCCGCGAACAAGAAAAGCCTGTTTCCGGTTCTGGCGACGGCGGCGTCCGGTCCTGCCGGACAGAGCGCCAAGATACTGACCGACGTGCTGGTCGAGCGCGAGAAGCTGGGCTCCACCGGTTTCGGCGGCGGCATCGCCATTCCGCATGGCAAGGTTGCCGGGCTCGACCAGATCGTCGGCGTGTTCGCGCGGCTGGCGCAGCCGGTCGATTTCCAGGCGGTCGACGACATGCCGGTCGACCTGGTCTTTGCGATGTTCTCCCCCGCCGATGCGGGCTCCGCGCATCTCAAGGCGCTGGCGCGTGTCTCGCGGCGGCTGCGCGACAAGGGCTTCGTCGCCAAGCTGCGCGGGGCCGGGTCGCCCGACGCGATCTGGGCGCTGCTGACCCAGGACGAGGCGCGTGACGCCGCGGCCTGA
- a CDS encoding glycoside hydrolase, with the protein MLGMILSASSVAAQSPAPDRPVPVTLRPAIDRPSTVFEGWGTALAWFAHVTGGWPEAERTRLADLFYGPGGLGWTIARYNIGGGNAADTKPYMKVGRAVPGFWRQPAGVTGKDWWRPEDPAMWDWNQDANQRWWLDAIRVRVKQPIFEAFSNSPPWFMTVSGRVSGAEKGTDDNLRPGMEGAFATYLVRATRELQQRHHIAFRTLSPVNEPNTDYWFAANTQEGAHWSPRRQAMMIDATAAALKAQGLATVVGAPDETASHLFVEDWAAYPPATRAAIGQLNVHSYGSVHQTAVRDIARSSGIRLWMSENDTPLSRDPEDFTGMATPLAFAEHVVGDIKRLEPAAWVFWQAVEDLSTRDGQKGSNWGIVKADLQGAADRPHAIHVTGKYWAMAQFSRFIRPGDRLVPVDDMDTVAALSPDGRRLVLVHVNPGLSPRPLTVAVPGRWQRRAFLTDAGHHAEAVDSTVAPPRSIVTLVLTR; encoded by the coding sequence ATGTTGGGGATGATTTTGTCGGCGTCGTCGGTGGCGGCGCAGTCGCCCGCGCCGGATCGCCCGGTGCCCGTCACGCTGCGCCCCGCCATCGATCGCCCCTCAACCGTCTTCGAGGGCTGGGGCACCGCGCTCGCCTGGTTCGCGCATGTCACCGGCGGCTGGCCCGAGGCGGAGCGGACGCGGCTGGCCGATCTCTTCTATGGTCCGGGCGGCCTGGGCTGGACGATCGCGCGCTATAATATCGGGGGCGGCAATGCCGCCGATACCAAGCCCTATATGAAGGTCGGCCGCGCGGTTCCGGGCTTCTGGCGACAACCCGCCGGTGTGACGGGCAAGGACTGGTGGCGGCCCGAGGACCCCGCCATGTGGGACTGGAACCAGGACGCCAACCAGCGCTGGTGGCTGGACGCGATCCGGGTGCGGGTCAAGCAGCCGATCTTCGAGGCCTTCTCCAACTCGCCGCCCTGGTTCATGACGGTCAGCGGGCGCGTATCGGGCGCGGAAAAGGGCACCGACGACAATCTGCGCCCCGGCATGGAGGGCGCCTTCGCCACCTATCTGGTCCGCGCGACCCGCGAATTGCAGCAGCGCCACCATATCGCCTTTCGCACCCTGTCGCCGGTCAACGAGCCCAACACCGATTACTGGTTCGCCGCCAACACCCAGGAGGGCGCGCACTGGTCGCCCCGGCGACAGGCAATGATGATCGACGCGACCGCCGCCGCGCTGAAGGCGCAGGGCCTGGCGACCGTGGTCGGCGCGCCCGACGAGACCGCCTCGCATCTGTTCGTCGAGGACTGGGCCGCCTATCCGCCCGCGACCCGCGCGGCGATCGGCCAGCTCAACGTCCACAGCTATGGCAGCGTCCACCAGACGGCGGTGCGCGACATTGCGCGATCGTCGGGCATCCGGCTGTGGATGAGCGAGAACGACACCCCGCTGTCGCGCGATCCCGAGGATTTTACCGGGATGGCGACGCCTTTGGCCTTTGCCGAGCATGTCGTGGGGGACATCAAGCGGCTGGAACCCGCCGCCTGGGTCTTCTGGCAGGCGGTCGAGGATCTGAGCACGCGCGACGGGCAGAAGGGATCGAACTGGGGCATCGTCAAGGCCGACCTGCAAGGCGCGGCGGATCGTCCGCATGCGATTCACGTCACCGGCAAATATTGGGCGATGGCGCAGTTCAGCCGCTTCATCCGGCCGGGGGATCGGCTGGTGCCGGTGGACGATATGGACACGGTCGCGGCGCTGTCCCCCGACGGACGGCGGCTGGTGCTGGTCCATGTCAATCCGGGGCTATCCCCGCGCCCGCTGACCGTCGCGGTGCCAGGGCGGTGGCAGCGTCGGGCGTTCCTGACCGATGCGGGGCATCATGCCGAGGCAGTGGATTCGACGGTGGCGCCGCCACGGTCGATCGTGACGCTGGTTTTGACGCGGTAG
- a CDS encoding nucleoside triphosphate pyrophosphatase — translation MIILASQSASRRAMLDAAGVAYEALPARVDEAGVKAAMAGASPRDLSDALAEMKAVKVSANAGPVPVLGSDSIVALADGTLLDKPESREEAAEHLARMSGGSHELWSAAVIAEHGRPVWRHVERAKLHVRPLSGAFIDRYLDQEWPEIAGCVGCFRIEGPGIQLFSRIEGSHFTILGMPLLPVLGYLRERGWMAA, via the coding sequence ATGATCATCCTCGCCTCGCAAAGCGCCTCGCGCCGGGCGATGCTCGACGCCGCCGGAGTGGCCTATGAGGCGTTGCCCGCGCGCGTCGACGAGGCGGGCGTGAAGGCGGCGATGGCGGGCGCCTCCCCCCGCGACCTGTCCGACGCGCTGGCCGAGATGAAGGCGGTGAAGGTGTCGGCGAATGCCGGGCCGGTCCCGGTGCTGGGATCGGATTCGATCGTCGCGCTGGCCGACGGCACGCTGCTCGACAAGCCCGAGAGCCGCGAGGAAGCGGCCGAGCATCTCGCTCGGATGAGCGGAGGCAGCCACGAACTGTGGAGCGCCGCCGTCATCGCCGAACATGGTCGCCCCGTCTGGCGGCATGTCGAGCGCGCCAAACTCCATGTCCGCCCGCTTTCGGGTGCCTTTATCGATCGCTATCTGGATCAGGAATGGCCCGAAATCGCGGGCTGTGTCGGCTGTTTCCGGATCGAGGGGCCCGGCATCCAGCTCTTCTCGCGGATCGAGGGAAGCCATTTCACCATTCTCGGTATGCCGTTGCTGCCCGTGCTGGGCTATCTGCGCGAGCGCGGCTGGATGGCCGCCTGA
- a CDS encoding cell wall hydrolase has protein sequence MALSLAGLLATSTPSLATNVAANAAGGAVPATAMAVSGINAADLAMVPQSARATMSALPDLSQVSEADDAGEYETLAEAVAAQDEMASSEELRCLAGAIYFEGRGEPLAGQLAVAQVILNRTKSGRFPTSVCDVIKQRGQFSFVRGGEIPSVSPSRAAYRTAIAVAQVALSQAWDSTAGKALYFNTPGNRPGVRVQKVAAIGNHIFYR, from the coding sequence ATGGCTCTTTCCCTGGCGGGACTTCTCGCCACCAGCACCCCCAGCCTGGCGACCAATGTCGCCGCCAATGCTGCCGGTGGTGCCGTACCAGCCACGGCGATGGCTGTTTCCGGGATCAACGCCGCCGATCTGGCGATGGTTCCCCAGAGCGCCCGGGCCACCATGTCCGCGCTTCCCGATCTTTCCCAGGTTTCCGAAGCGGATGACGCCGGCGAATATGAAACGCTGGCCGAGGCCGTGGCCGCCCAGGACGAGATGGCGTCGAGCGAAGAGCTCCGCTGCCTTGCCGGTGCGATTTATTTCGAGGGTCGCGGCGAACCGCTCGCCGGTCAGCTCGCCGTCGCCCAGGTCATCCTGAACCGCACCAAGTCGGGCCGTTTCCCGACCAGCGTGTGCGACGTCATCAAGCAGCGCGGCCAGTTCAGCTTCGTGCGCGGTGGCGAGATTCCCTCGGTCAGCCCGTCGCGCGCCGCCTATCGCACCGCCATCGCGGTCGCGCAGGTCGCGCTGTCCCAGGCGTGGGACAGCACCGCGGGCAAGGCGCTGTACTTCAACACCCCCGGCAACCGTCCGGGCGTGCGGGTGCAGAAGGTCGCCGCGATCGGCAATCACATCTTCTATCGCTGA
- a CDS encoding pyruvate, water dikinase regulatory protein, with amino-acid sequence MTTRLHLHLLSDSTGETLENIAKAALAQYDDVETVRHFWPMVRTESHLERILQEIAQNPGLVIYTLVNPTTRRVLESRCHALGLPTVAPLDPVNAALSGLLGVQAKMRPGRQHVLDAAYFARVDAIQFTIAHDDGIAWEEWEEADIVLAGVSRSSKTPTSIYLANRGFKTANIPIVVESPPPPFLFTLKKPLVVGLTTSADRLIAIRRNRLLSLNQAPDTDYVEQEAVNRELTFARRMFADNDWPVIDVTRRSIEETAAAIISLVNQRKAEA; translated from the coding sequence ATGACGACGCGGCTCCACCTCCACCTTTTGTCCGATTCCACGGGCGAGACGCTGGAGAACATCGCCAAGGCGGCGCTGGCCCAATATGACGATGTGGAAACCGTCCGGCACTTCTGGCCGATGGTCCGCACCGAGAGCCATCTGGAGCGTATCCTTCAGGAGATCGCGCAGAATCCGGGGCTGGTGATCTATACGCTGGTCAACCCGACGACCCGGCGCGTGCTGGAGAGCCGCTGCCATGCGCTGGGCCTGCCCACGGTCGCGCCGCTCGACCCGGTCAATGCCGCGCTGTCGGGGCTGTTGGGCGTGCAGGCCAAGATGCGGCCCGGTCGCCAGCATGTCCTCGACGCCGCCTATTTCGCGCGGGTCGATGCGATCCAGTTCACCATCGCGCATGACGACGGCATCGCGTGGGAGGAATGGGAGGAGGCCGATATCGTGCTGGCGGGCGTCAGCCGCTCGTCCAAGACGCCGACCTCCATCTATCTCGCCAATCGCGGGTTCAAGACCGCCAACATCCCGATCGTGGTCGAAAGCCCCCCGCCCCCCTTCCTGTTCACGCTGAAAAAGCCGCTGGTCGTCGGGCTGACCACCAGCGCCGACCGGCTGATCGCGATCCGGCGCAACCGGCTGCTCTCGCTGAACCAGGCGCCCGACACCGATTATGTCGAGCAGGAAGCGGTCAATCGCGAACTGACCTTTGCCAGGCGTATGTTCGCCGACAATGACTGGCCGGTGATCGACGTCACCCGCCGCTCGATCGAGGAGACGGCGGCGGCGATCATCTCGCTGGTGAATCAACGAAAGGCCGAAGCATGA
- a CDS encoding DUF1491 family protein, with amino-acid sequence MDGRLPSGMLVTALLRRMNDSGGMGMVLAKGDPQAGGILVIVVDTDPATAERRERVLERGLGSDGLTALIDSTPANDILSYWRRRRSRDPDLWVIELDGASAERFTAETILQH; translated from the coding sequence ATGGACGGTCGCCTGCCGAGCGGGATGCTGGTCACCGCGCTGCTCCGCCGGATGAACGATAGCGGCGGCATGGGCATGGTGCTGGCCAAGGGCGATCCGCAGGCGGGGGGCATATTGGTGATCGTCGTCGATACCGACCCCGCCACCGCCGAGCGCCGCGAGCGCGTGCTGGAGCGGGGGCTCGGCTCCGACGGCCTAACCGCGCTGATCGATTCGACGCCTGCAAACGATATTTTAAGCTATTGGCGCCGCCGCCGGTCGCGCGATCCCGACCTGTGGGTGATCGAACTGGATGGCGCTTCGGCGGAACGCTTCACCGCTGAAACGATCCTGCAACATTGA
- a CDS encoding PaaI family thioesterase: MTPRPEGEAAHFRALEALYAEAPINRLFDSTLEIPEPGVARIRFRVDERHYHAAGAAHGTSYFKMLDDAAFYACNSLVTDRFLLTTQFNLLLTRPMRAGAVVAEGRWVSGRRRVFVADARLIDADGEEVARGTGTFMRSQIALAGLPGYRAG, encoded by the coding sequence GTGACGCCGCGGCCTGAAGGCGAGGCCGCGCATTTCCGGGCGCTGGAGGCGCTCTATGCCGAGGCACCGATCAACCGGCTGTTCGACTCCACGCTGGAGATTCCCGAACCCGGCGTCGCGCGCATCCGCTTCCGGGTGGACGAGCGCCATTATCATGCGGCGGGGGCGGCGCATGGCACCAGCTATTTCAAGATGCTGGACGATGCGGCCTTTTATGCCTGCAACAGCCTGGTCACCGATCGCTTCCTGCTGACGACGCAGTTCAACCTGCTGCTCACCCGGCCGATGCGGGCGGGGGCGGTCGTCGCCGAGGGGCGCTGGGTCAGCGGACGGCGTCGGGTGTTCGTGGCGGATGCGCGATTGATCGACGCCGATGGCGAAGAGGTCGCGCGCGGCACCGGCACCTTCATGCGCTCGCAGATCGCGCTGGCGGGGCTGCCCGGCTATCGGGCGGGTTGA
- a CDS encoding alpha-N-arabinofuranosidase yields the protein MKRATKFLFAAALATLSLNGASATAQTAPTSGGDQVAVHGDRPGAVYDRHIFGQFAEHLGTGIYPGIWVGKGSKIPNINGYRRDVIDALKAIRVPVIRWPGGCFADEYHWREGVGPQAKRLTKVNTNWGGVTEDNSFGTNEFMNYTELVGAEAYVSGNVGSSAPSEMAEWVEYMTFPSKSTYAEERRRNGRDRPWKLAMFGIGNELWGCGGNMRPEYAADVTRRYSTFLKVPAGEKLMKIASGANSDDYNWTEVMMREAGNHFDGIGVHYYTIPGSWEKKGAATGFDEEAWARTLSKTLKMDELITRHAAIMDKYDPRKRVALLVDEWGTWYDVEPGTNPGFLFQQNSLRDAMVTSLNLDIFAKHADRVRGANIAQMVNVLQAMLLTDGARMVKTPTYWVFDMYKDYQDATVLPVDVQSRWYSKNQWVMKAVSASAVRDKAGVVHVGLTNVDPNQPATVTVKLDGLNAAQVSGRILTGATMDAHNTFDAPSQVAPQPFSGATLSGGMLSVQIPAKSVVMLDLR from the coding sequence ATGAAAAGGGCAACCAAGTTTCTGTTCGCGGCGGCGCTCGCCACCCTGTCGCTGAACGGAGCGTCGGCAACCGCGCAGACGGCACCGACGAGCGGCGGCGATCAGGTGGCGGTGCATGGCGACCGTCCCGGCGCGGTCTATGACCGCCACATCTTCGGTCAGTTCGCCGAGCATCTGGGCACCGGCATCTATCCAGGCATCTGGGTGGGCAAGGGCAGCAAGATCCCCAACATCAACGGCTATCGCCGCGACGTGATCGACGCGCTGAAGGCGATTCGCGTGCCGGTGATCCGCTGGCCGGGCGGCTGCTTCGCCGACGAATATCACTGGCGCGAAGGCGTCGGTCCGCAGGCCAAGCGCCTGACCAAGGTCAACACCAACTGGGGCGGCGTGACCGAGGATAACAGCTTCGGCACCAACGAATTCATGAACTATACCGAGCTGGTCGGCGCCGAGGCCTATGTCTCGGGCAATGTCGGCTCGTCCGCGCCGTCCGAAATGGCCGAGTGGGTCGAATATATGACCTTCCCGTCCAAATCGACCTATGCCGAGGAGCGCCGCCGGAACGGCCGCGACCGCCCATGGAAGCTGGCGATGTTCGGCATCGGCAACGAGCTGTGGGGCTGCGGCGGCAATATGCGCCCCGAATATGCCGCCGACGTGACGCGCCGCTATTCCACCTTCCTGAAGGTGCCCGCGGGCGAGAAGCTGATGAAGATCGCCAGCGGCGCCAACAGTGACGACTATAACTGGACCGAGGTGATGATGCGCGAGGCGGGCAACCACTTCGACGGCATCGGTGTCCATTATTACACCATCCCCGGCTCGTGGGAAAAGAAGGGCGCGGCGACCGGCTTCGACGAGGAGGCCTGGGCGCGCACCCTGTCCAAGACGCTGAAGATGGACGAGCTGATCACCCGCCACGCGGCGATCATGGACAAATACGACCCCCGGAAGCGGGTCGCGCTGCTCGTCGACGAATGGGGCACCTGGTATGACGTAGAGCCCGGCACCAATCCGGGCTTCCTGTTCCAGCAGAACAGCCTGCGCGACGCGATGGTGACGAGCCTGAACCTCGACATCTTCGCCAAGCATGCCGACCGGGTGCGCGGGGCCAATATCGCGCAGATGGTCAATGTGCTCCAGGCGATGCTGCTGACCGATGGCGCGCGGATGGTGAAGACGCCGACCTATTGGGTGTTCGACATGTACAAGGACTATCAGGACGCCACCGTCCTGCCGGTCGATGTCCAGTCGCGCTGGTACAGCAAGAACCAGTGGGTGATGAAGGCGGTCAGCGCCTCGGCGGTGCGCGACAAGGCGGGCGTGGTCCATGTCGGCCTGACCAATGTCGATCCCAACCAGCCCGCGACCGTCACCGTCAAGCTGGACGGCCTGAACGCCGCGCAGGTGTCGGGCCGCATCCTGACGGGTGCGACGATGGACGCGCACAACACGTTCGACGCGCCCAGCCAGGTCGCGCCGCAGCCGTTCAGCGGCGCGACGCTGTCGGGGGGCATGCTGAGCGTGCAGATCCCGGCCAAGTCGGTCGTGATGCTGGACCTGCGCTGA
- the hpf gene encoding ribosome hibernation-promoting factor, HPF/YfiA family — MDIRISGHQVETGDALRTHVTDRLQGIAEKYFARAMSSEVTFGKGPHDIGFKCDIVMHVTRGLVLKGRHDAQDAHLSFDGAATKIEKQLRRYSRRLKDRNAGQAIELAEAGAYDAGYTLFAEQVDEDEAGDAPLIIAETRVDIPDASVSDAVMMLDLRNTAALLFKNSGTGSYNMVYRRGDGTIGWVEPQRGG; from the coding sequence ATGGATATCCGGATTTCTGGTCATCAGGTCGAAACGGGCGACGCGCTGCGGACCCATGTGACGGACCGGCTTCAGGGTATCGCCGAGAAATATTTCGCCCGCGCCATGTCGTCGGAGGTGACGTTCGGCAAGGGGCCGCACGATATCGGCTTCAAATGCGATATCGTCATGCACGTGACCCGCGGCCTCGTCCTGAAGGGCCGCCACGATGCACAGGACGCGCATCTGTCCTTCGACGGCGCCGCCACCAAGATCGAAAAGCAGCTGCGCCGTTACTCGCGCCGCCTGAAGGATCGCAATGCGGGCCAGGCGATCGAACTGGCCGAGGCGGGGGCCTATGATGCGGGCTATACCCTGTTCGCCGAACAGGTCGATGAAGATGAGGCGGGCGATGCACCCCTGATCATCGCCGAAACCCGCGTCGACATTCCCGATGCCAGCGTGTCCGATGCCGTGATGATGCTCGACCTGCGCAATACAGCCGCGCTGTTGTTCAAGAATTCGGGCACCGGATCGTATAACATGGTGTATCGCCGTGGCGACGGAACCATTGGCTGGGTCGAACCGCAGCGGGGCGGCTGA